In the Burkholderia multivorans ATCC BAA-247 genome, GGCAGACGCAGGCCGCCGGTGAGCTTGTGCGAGACGGCCGCGAGCGCCGGTTCCGCGTTCTTCAGCTCGGCCGGCGAGAGCAGTTCGAACGGCACGTTCGCTTCCCGCAGCACCGCGATGTCCTTCGCCGCGCCATCGAGTTGCTGCTGCGTGCGGAACAGCTGCAGCGTGCCGCCCGTGCGGCCCTCGTACTGGATGCCGGTGTCGGCGCGCAGCGCCTGCAGGCAGTCGCGGCTGTACTCGGCAAGGCGCACCATACGGCTCTTGTTGACCGCATAGCGCTCGGCCGTGCAGTTGCGCAGCATCTGCCACATCCACTGGAGCTGGAAGCGCGTGCCGTCGAGGCGGATCGCGAGCGGCGCATGCTTTTCGAACATCCACTTGACGGCCTTCAGCGGCACGCCGGGCGCGGCCCACGGCGCCGCATAGCCGGGCGAGATCTGGCCGGCATTCGCGAAGCTCGTCTCGAGCGCCGGGCCGGCTTCCCGGTCGATCACCGTGACCTCATGACCGGCGCGCGCGAGGTAATACGCGCTTGCCACGCCCACCACACCGCTGCCCAGAATGACGACTCGCATAGCTGCTCCACATCGAAGAAATCAGCTCGAGGCCGGGCGCACCTGCGTCTCCGTGTAACCTCTGACTGATCTAGTTTTTTGCGCTATGGTATTGTCGAATCTGTAGGTTTTGTTATCGTATTTTTCAGGTTTTCAGCATAAACCAATGAGAACGCAACGCCAGCCAGTACGCACGCTCGACAAGCTCGACCGCCGCATCCTGAAACTGCTGCAGGAGGATGGCCGGATGGCGATGAAGGACCTCGCCGAGCAGGTCGGGCTGACCGTCACGCCGTGCATCGAGCGCGTGCGCCGCATGGAGCGCGACGGCGTGATCACGGGCTATCACGCGCGCGTCGATCCCGCGCAGCTCGGCGCGGCGCTGCTGGTGTTCGTCGAGATCACGCTCGGCCACAAGGGCGGCAACATGTTCGAGCAGTTCCGCCGCGAAGTCATGAAGATCGACGAGGTGCTCGAATGCCACCTCGTGTCGGGCGACTTCGACTATCTGATCAAGGCGCGCATCGGGGAGATGGCCGACTACCGGAAACTGCTCGGCGACATCCTGCTGCAGCTGCCGGGCGCCGTGCAGTCGAAGAGCTACGTCGTGATGGAAGAGATCAAGGAAACGCTGACGATTTCGGTTGGCGACTGAGAGCGCGTGGGTGCCGTCCGACCCGGCCATCCGACCCCTTATCGCGCACTTGGCAGCCTTCACCCGATACTGTATAAATATCCAGTATTGGGTGAAGGCGAATGGGTGCGCAGATGGACGATCGGTCCGACAATGAATTTCCGATAGCGCCGCCGGTGCCCCTCAAGGGGCGCGGCGCCGTCGACAATCTGCAGGGGCGGTACGAGAGCGCGTTGCGCGAGGCCGTCGACGATGGCTGGGCGCACGTGTCGGACGATGCCGATCTGCCCGCGCCGTTGCGCACGCAGGTGTTCGAGGAGCGCGCGAAGAGCATTTTGACGCGCAATCAATCGCCCGACATCCCGTTCAGCGTGTCGCTCAATCCGTATCGCGGCTGCGAACATGGCTGCATTTACTGTTTCGCGCGGCCGACGCACAGCTATCTGGGGCTGTCGCCGGGGCTGGACTTCGAGAGCCGCATCTACGCGAAGATCAACGCGGCGGAACTGCTCGAACGCGAGATTTCGCGCAAGTCCTATGTGCCCGAGCCCATCGCGCTCGGCGTGAACACCGATGCCTACCAGCCGGTCGAGCGCGACTTGCGGATCACGCGCAGCGTGATCGAGGTGATGCACGATCGCGGGCTGCCGTTTGCGGCGATCACGAAATCGTCGCTGATCGAGCGCGATCTCGATCTGCTCGCGCCGATGGCCGAACGTGGGCAGGTGATGGCCGCGGTCACGATCACGACGCTCGATGCGGATCTGGCGCGCACGCTCGAGCCGCGCGCGGCCACGCCGGCGCGCCGGCTGCGCACGATTCGCGCGCTGCGTGACGCGGGCGTGCCGGTCGGCGTGAGCATCGCACCGCTGATTCCGTTCGTCACCGAGCCCGATCTCGAACGTGTGCTCGAAGCGTGCGCGGAAGCCGGCGCGACGCACGCGAGCTACATCATTCTGCGGCTGCCCTGGGAGGTCGCACCGCTGTTCAAGAGCTGGCTGGCCGCACATTTTCCCGATCGGGCGGACCGCGTGATGAATCGCGTGCGCGACATGCGCGGCGGAAAGGACTATGACTCCGATTTCGCGAAGCGGATGAAGGGCGAGGGCATCTGGGCCGACCTGCTGCGACAGCGGTTTCGGCAGGCGGTGAAGCGGCTCGGGCTGAACGAACGCCGGCACGGCATTCTCGATCTCTCGCAGTTTCGTGCGGCACCGGCGAGCGTGGCGGCCGCGCCGCGCGCTACGCGCAGGGCGCCCGCCCAGCCGGTGCGCGACGACGTGCAGATGAGCCTGTTCTGATCGGTGTGCGACGCGGTCGGCGCCCGCACACCGGCGCTCATTGCGAAATCTGCTTCGCCGCTTCGACCTGCGCTTCGAAATACGTCTGGAACGACAGCGCGAGCGCAGTCATCAGCAGGAACGCGCCGATCAGCAGCGAAAAGATCACGACGAAGATCACGGTCCAGCCCGAGCGGCTATGTTTGCCGGTTCCGGCGTTGAATTGCGCGTCCCATTTCTCGTCCGGCCGCAGTCCGTAGACGAGCGCGGCGAGGAACGCGGCCAGCAGCGAGATCGCGCCCGGCACCGCGAGCCACCAGCCGAGCGTCGCGCTGCGCTGCGTCGCCGCGAGCAGCAGGAAGCCGGGGATGCCGACGAGCGTCGCGAGTATGTGCGCCCAGCCGAAGACGTCGCGAAAGCCGTACAGATAGAAGCGGTGGGCGCCGAGCGAACCGAACAGGAAGGCGAGGGCGGCGGTGAGCGTCTTGGAGCGGAAGCGGCGGGACGAAGCGGTGCTGCTGGACATGGATGGCGGCGTATTGTCGTTGGCATGGGCAGCCGGCAGGCCGGCGCGGGCGCACGGCCCGGCACGCATTCTACGATGCCCGGTCGGGGCCGGTCATCCGCACGCTGCGTCAAGGTGCCGCATACGTGATCCGGTAGATCGCGCCTGCGTAATCGTCGCTGACGAGTAGCGAACCGTCGGGCAGCGGCAGCACGTCGGCGGGGCGGCCCCAAACGCTGCCGTCCGGTCGCAGCCAGCCTGTGACGAACGGCGTCTGCCGAGCGTGGCTGCCGTCCGCGGAGACGATCGCGCGCATGATGCGGTAGCCGACCTTCGCGCTGCGGTTCCACGACCCGTGCTCGGCGATGAAGACGTTGTTGCGGTACGACGCCGGAAACATCGGGCCCGTATAGAAGCGCATCCCGAGCGCGGCCACGTGTGCGCCGAGCTTCAGCACGGGCGGCACGTAGCGGCGGCAAACGTCGGCGCTGCCGAATTCGGGGTCGGGCGTATCGCCGCCATGGCAGTAGGGGAAGCCGAAGTCGAGCCCGGCGCGTGGCGCGCGGTTCAGCTTGTCGTCCGGCACGTCGTCGCCCATCAGGTCCCGCCCGTTGTCGGTAAACCAGAGCTCGCCCGTATCCGGATGCCATGCGAAGCCGACCGTATTGCGTATGCCGCGCGCGAACACGTCGCGGCCGCTGCCGTCGGCGTTCATCCGCTCGATGATCGCGTAGCGGTTGCGGTCCGCGAGGCAGACGTTGCACGGCGCGCCGGTCGGCACGTAGAGCTTGCCGTCGGGACCGAACGCAATGAATTTCCAGTCGTGATGATGCTGGGTGGGCAGCGTGTCGGTGACCACGGCCGGCGCGGGCGGCTTCGCGAGCCGGTCGTCGATGCCGTCGATGCGTAGAATGCGCGACACGGCGGAGATATAGAGTGTGCCGTCGCGGTACGCGACGCCGACCGGCATGTCGAGCCCGGACGCGATCACGTAGTGTGCGCCAATCCGGCCGCCCTGCATCGTGAACGCATGCACGCGGCCTTCGCGGGTGCCGACGTACAACACACCGCGCGGCGACCACGCCATTTCGCGCGCGCTCGGCACCGCGTCGGTAAGTACCTCGACATGGAAGCCGGGCGGCACGACGAGTTCGTCGACGGGCAGCCGCGCCGCGGCGCTCGCGGCTGCGGCCGAGCAGGCAAGGGCGGCGAGCAACGTGGCGAGGCGGCGCGGCGTGCGGCACGTCGGAAGGGCGCGAAAGAGCGGCATGGCGGCGCGGGGGCGGTCGCTGACACGACGATTGTATGCCGCGCCCGCAGGCCGTCCGCGGATTTTTTGCGCGTAAGTGTTTGTTGTACCTCCGGTTTCCGGCTATAATCGCGTGTTTCAGTAGTTTCGAACCCGGTTTTCCCGAAGGATTTCATATGGTTATCATCCGTCTGGCTCGCGGCGGCTCGAAGAAGCGCCCGTTCTACAACATCGTTGCTACCGATTCGCGCAACCGTCGTGACGGCCGCTTCATCGAGCGCGTCGGCTTCTACAACCCGGTCGCGACGAAGGGCGAAGCGCTGCGTATCGCTCAGGATCGTCTGACGTACTGGCAAGGCGTGGGCGCGCAACTGTCGCCGACCGTCCAGCGTCTCGTGAAGGAAGCGCAAAAGGCGCAGCCGGCTGCCTGACATGGCGCGGTGTGCCGGTCGTGCCGGCTGTGAGGTGTATTGATGTCGGATCACGATTCCGGTAATGCAAGGCGCGGGCGGGCGTCGTTCGGCGCATTCGTCCGCAAGCCGGTCGAGCGCGGTGCGCCCGCAGGCGCGGCTGCCGAACAGGGCGGCCTCGACGCGGTGCAGGCGCTTCCCGACGATGCGGTCGAGGTCGGCGCGGTAGTCGACGCGTACGGCCTGAAGGGCTGGGTCAAGGTAGCGACTCATGCCGACGCCGGCCGCGGTGGCGATGCGCTGCTCAGCGCGCGTCGCTGGTGGCTGGAAAAGGGTACGCAGCGGTTTTCCGCGCGTATCGTGCAGTCCAAGACGCACGGCGACACGGTCGTCGCGCAACCTGCGGGCGTAGGCGACCGCGATGCCGCGCTGGCTCTGCGCGGCTTTCGTGTGTTCGTGCGCCGGGAAGATTTCCCGGCATTGGCCGCGGACGAATTCTATTGGGTCGACCTGATCGGCCTCGACGTCGTCAACGAGCAGTCGGCGACGCTCGGCAAGGTGGTCGGGATGATCGACAACGGCGCGCATTCGATCATGCGTGTCGAGTATCCGTCGGTCGGCAAGGATGGCCGCCCGGCGGCTGCCGAGCGGCTGATCCCGTTCGTCGGCGTGTATGTCAAAACGGTAGACCAGGCGGCGCGTCGCATCGTCGTCGACTGGGAAGCCGATTACTGAAATGAACCAGGTCACGGAGCGCGCGGTGCAGTTCGATGTCGTCACGCTCTTTCCCGAAATGTTCCGCGCGCTGACCGACTGGGGTATCACCAGCCGGGCCGTGAAGCAGGGGCGCTTCGGGCTGCGTACCTGGAACCCGCGTGATTTCACGACGGACAACTACCGCACGGTCGACGATCGTCCGTACGGCGGCGGTCCGGGCATGGTGATGCTGGCCAGGCCGCTCGAGGCCGCGATCGGCGCCGCGAAGGCTGCGCAGGCGGAGCAGGGCATCGCGAGCACGCGTGTCGTGATGATGTCGCCGCAGGGCGCGCCGCTCACGCACGAACGTGTGACGCGAATGGCGCAGGAGCCCGGCGTCGTCGTGCTGTGTGGCCGTTACGAGGCGATCGATCAACGGCTGCTCGACCGCTGCGTCGACGAGGAAATCAGTCTCGGCGATTTCGTGCTGTCGGGCGGCGAACTGCCGGCGATGGCGATGATGGACGCAGTCGTGCGACTGCTGCCGGGCGTGCTCAACGATGCGCAGTCGGCCGTGCAGGACAGCTTCGTCGACGGCCTGCTCGATTGTCCGCACTACACGCGTCCCGAGGAGTACGAGGGCATGCGCGTGCCGGACGTGCTGCTCGGCGGGCATCATGCCGAAATCGAGCGGTGGCGGCGCCAGGAAGCATTGAGAAACACATGGCGGAAGCGGCCGGACCTGATCGTCCGGGCGCGCCGCGAGAAGTTGCTGAGCCGTGCCGACGAGGCATGGCTTGCGAACCTCGCACGCGAAGCGAAGGACGCCTCCTGAGGCGGCATCGCGGGCGGGAAATGGCGGTGCCGTACATGCGTGTGCGGTGCCTGATGTGAATCCATCCTCTATCGGGGCCAGGCCTGGAAGCAGGCGGGCGCAAACGCCGACACGATGGCTTTAGGAGTCAGTGATGAATCTGATCGCAAAACTTGAGCAGGAAGAAATCGAGCGCGCGCTCGCAGGCAAGACGATCCCCGAATTCGCCCCGGGCGACACGGTGATCGTGAACGTGAACGTGGTTGAAGGTAACCGCAAGCGCGTTCAGGCTTACGAAGGCGTCGTGATCGCGAAGCGCAACCGTGGTCTGAACTCGTCGTTCATCGTCCGCAAGATTTCGTCGGGCGAAGGCGTCGAGCGTACGTTCCAGACGTACTCGCCGCTGCTGGCGAGCATCGTCGTGAAGCGCCGCGGCGACGTGCGTCGTGCGAAGCTGTACTACCTGCGCGAGCGTTCGGGCAAGTCGGCTCGAATCAAGGAAAAGCTGGTGTCGAAGGATCGCGCTGCAGCAGCATCCCAAGAGTAAGAGCTGTAAGGAAAAAGCACCCACCCGGGTGCTTTTTTCATTCTGGCGCGACAATATGCTCGATACGACACGAACTCGAGAGCGCCATTGAATCGCCGTCCGATCATCGATCCCGAAGTATTGCCCGTCGAAGGTACCGGCGCTGGCCTGCCGCCGATTCAGCCGCCGCTGCTGACGCCGGCCGGCCTGCGCGAGCGCTTTGCCCGTACGCTCGAATGGAGCGTCGAGCCCGTCGAGGCGCGGCTGCAGGAAGGCGTCGATCCGCGCAGCGCCGCGGTGCTCGTGCCGCTCGTCGCGCGCGACACGGGCCTGACCGTGCTGCTGACGCAGCGCGCCGATCACCTGAACGACCACGCCGGCCAAATCAGCTTCCCCGGCGGTCGCCGCGAGCCGTACGATCGCGATGCGACGGCCACTGCGCTGCGCGAGGCGAAGGAAGAGATCGGCCTCGCGCACGAGCGCGTCGAGATCCTCGGCGCACTGCCCGACTACCTGACGGGCACCGGCTTCTGCGTCACGCCGGTGGTCGGCCTCGTGCATCCGCCGTTCACCGTGCAGGCCGACACGTTCGAAGTCGCCGAGATCTTCGAGGTGCCGCTCGCGTTTCTGATGAATCCCGCCAATCACCAAGTGCGCGTGTTCCGCTGGGACGGCGGAGAACGTCGTTTTTTTGCGATGCCTTATCCGAACGGCGAGGCGGGCGGCCATTACTTCATCTGGGGCGCAACTGCGGGCATGTTGCGCAATCTGTATCGCTTCTTGGCCGCCGGCTGACACGGCGCACCGCGTCGCGCGTGCGGCCGCGCGCGCTGCGGCGGCGCCAGAAGCCATCCGTGGCTTACGCTGTGCTATCGTTACGCCAAAAATGACATAACTCCGAAGACGGCGCCACGCATGACTTTCTTCTCGGTTCTTCTCGCCCTCATCATCGAACAGGTCCGCGCGTTGTCGCCGAGCAATCCGGTGTTCGCGCTGTTCCAGTTTCACGCGGAAACCGTTGCGCATGGGCTCGACGCCGGCAAACAGAAGCACGGCATCCTCGCGTGGCTCGCGGTCGTGCTGCCGTGGGTGCTGGTCGTCGCACTGATCTACTTCCTGCTGTACAAGGTGAGCTTCGTGCTCGCGTTCCTGTGGAACGTCGCCGTCGTGTATTTCACGCTCGGCTTCCGTCAGTTCAGCCACTACTTCACCGACATCCATCTCGCGCTCAACAACGACGACGTGCCGCGCGCGCGCGAAATCCTGCACGAGTGGACGGGCATCGATACCGTCGACATGCCGGTCGGCGAAATCGTCCGTCATACGCTGATCCATGCGGTCGTCGCGTCGCATCGTCACGTGTTCGGCGTGTTCTTCTGGTACGTGCTGCCGATCGGCCCGGCCGGCGCGGTGCTGTACCGGATCTCCGAATATCTCGCGCGCAGCTGGGCGACGCCCGGGGAGGACCGCACGGCCGAATTTTCTACGTTCGCGCAGCGCGCGTTCTTCGTGATCGACTGGATTCCGTCGCGGCTCACCGCACTCGGTTTCGCGATCGTCGGCAACTTCGAGGATGCGATCTACGCCTGGCGCAACCATACGCGCCAGTGGCCCGATCCGAACGACGGCGTGCTGCTCGCCGCGGGCAGCGGCGCGCTCGGCGCGCGGCTCGCGGGGCCGCTCGCCGAGCCGTCGAGCCTCGATGCGCTGGCGGTCGGCGACAGCGGTCCGCTGTCGGTCGGCGACGATTGCACGCCGCGCACGCTGCAATCGGCCGTCGGCCTCGTATGGCGCGCGGTGATCCTGTGGATGATTCTGCTGCTGATGCTGACGCTGGCGGTATGGGTATCGTGACGCGTTCGTCGCGTCGTGCATGTGCGAAAGGCCGGCTGGATGCCGGCCTTTGTGCTTTTGCCGTGATGCCGATCAGTCGTCGCGCGGATCGCGCACGGTGCCGCAATGCCAGCACGCGGTGAACTGCGCTTCGAGCGCCTCGCCGCACTGCCTGCATCGCCATGGCGCCGCGCCGGCCGCCGGGCCGCGCGACGCGGCGTCGAGCAGCCGGCGCGCGAGCGCGTCGTCGCGTTCGTCGTCGAGCCATAGCTCGGGCGCGCACGCGTCGACCGGAATGCCGCCGAGTGCGCCGGTCGCATAGCGGTTGTGCAGCTCGCAGCCGATCCCGGCCGCCTCGAGGACGTTCGCCCAGTGCTGTGCGGTGGCGAGATCGGGCGCCTTGAAACGCATCGCGGCTCCTCGGATGGCGAGAAAGGGTAGCGCGCCGGCCGCATGCGGTCGGCGTGATGCCGTCAACGCACGACCTGGCTCGCCTCGTGAACGAGCTGCGCGTACAGCGCATGCCGTGATGGCGCGATGCGACCGTCGGCGACGGCTTCGAGGATCGCGCAGCCCGGCTCGTGCAGATGATGGCAATTATAGAAACGGCAGTGTGCGAGCAGCGGACGGAATTCCGGAAACGCGCGTTCGAGTCGGCCTTCGGTCAGATGGTAGAGGCCGAACTCCTGGAAACCGGGCGAATCGATCAGCGCGCCGCCGCCCGGCAGCGGATAGAGGCGCGTGAACGTCGTCGTGTGGCGACCGCTGTTCAGCGCAGCGGAGATTTCGCGCGTCGCGGCTTCGGCTTCCGGCACGAGCAGATTGACGAGCGTCGATTTGCCCATCCCCGACTGACCGAGCAGGATCGTCGAACGGCCGGCCAGATGCGGCATCAGTTGTGCGCGCGCGTCGTCCGGCGCGCCTTTCACCGACAGCTCGAGCACCTCATAGCCGAGCGCGCGGTACGGTGCGAGCCGCTCGCGCGCGACGGGCAGCGCGGCCTCGACGTCGATCTTGTTCAGCACGACGATCGGCTTGAGCTCATTGGCCTCGGCCGCGATCAGCGCGCGCCCGAGCAGATCCTCGCTGAAGTACGGTTCGGTCGCGAGCACGATCAGCAACTGGTCGAGGTTCGCGGCGAACAGCTTCGACTTGAACTGATCGGACCGATACAGCAGGTTGCGCCGCTCGCCGATCTCGACGATCACGCCCTGATCGGCCGACGTGCGTTCGTAGACGACGCGATCGCCGACCGCGACGTCGCTCTTCTTGCCGCGCGGAAAGCACTGGAGCATTGGGCCGCCGTCGTCGGGCGCGACGATGTAGTGGCGGCCGTGCGCCGCGATCACGCGGCCCTCGACACGTTCGGCGCCCGATGCGCGCGCGGCCGGCTTGCGGGAGGTCGGCCGGCTCATGCTTGCTGCAGCAGACGGTCGATCCGCTGCGACGCGGGCGGATGCGAGTAGTAGAAGGCCGTGTAGACGGGGTCGGGCGTCAGCGTCGACGCGTTGTCCTCGTACAGCTTCACGAGCGCGCTGACAAGGTCCTGCGCGTCGGTCTGGCTGGCCGCGAACGCGTCGGCTTCGAACTCGTGCTTGCGCGACGTGAGGCTGCCGAACGGCGTCGCGAAGAACAGGAACACGGGAATCGCGAGGAAGAACAGCACGAGCGCGACGCCTGCATTGCTCGAATCGAGCGACGGGATCACGCCGAGCCCTGTGTAAAACCACGTGCGCTGCGCGAGCCAGCCGAGCAGCGCGAGCAGCGCAAGGCTCAGCACGAACGACACGAGCATGCGCTTCATCACATGGCGCCGCTTGAAATGGCCGAGTTCGTGCGCGAGCACCGCCTCGATTTCCTGGCCGGACAGCCGCGCCAACAGCGTATCGAAGAACACGATCCGCTTCGATGCGCCGAAGCCCGTGAAGTAGGCGTTGCCGTGCGCGGAGCGGCGGCTGCCGTCCATCACGAACAGGCCTTTCGCGGCGAAACCGCAGCGCTTCATCAGCGATTCGATCCGCGCACGCAGCGCTTCGTCGGTCAGCGGCTCGAACTTGTTGAAGAGCGGCGCGATGAAGGTCGGATAGATCAGCAGCACGAGCATCTGGAACGCGACCCAGACGAGCCACGCCCACAGCCACCACAGGCTGCCGGCCTGGTTCATCAGCCAGAGCACGACGAACAGCAGCGGCAGCCCGAGTACGGCGCCGAGCAGCGTGTTCTTCAGCATGTCGGTGAAGAACAGCCGCTTCGTCATCCGGTTGAAGCCGAAGCGCTGCTCGATCCCGAACTGGCGGTAATACTCGAACGGCACGTCGATCGCGCCGGTGATCGCGAGCACGACGGCGACGAGCGCGACCTGCTGGCCGTAGCCGCGCCCGAACCAGCCGGTCAGCAGCGTGTCGAGCGCGCCGACGCCGCCGAGCAGCGTGAGCGCGACTAGCACGCCCGCGCTGACGACGATCTCGAGCATCGTCAGGCGCGTGCGCTCGACCGTATAGTCGGCCGCGCGCTGGTGCGCGCCGAGCGGCACCTTGGCGGCGAACTGCGCGGGCACGCGATCGCGATGCGCGGCGACGAAGCGGATTTGCCGCGACGCGAGCCACA is a window encoding:
- a CDS encoding winged helix-turn-helix transcriptional regulator; protein product: MRTQRQPVRTLDKLDRRILKLLQEDGRMAMKDLAEQVGLTVTPCIERVRRMERDGVITGYHARVDPAQLGAALLVFVEITLGHKGGNMFEQFRREVMKIDEVLECHLVSGDFDYLIKARIGEMADYRKLLGDILLQLPGAVQSKSYVVMEEIKETLTISVGD
- a CDS encoding PA0069 family radical SAM protein; amino-acid sequence: MGAQMDDRSDNEFPIAPPVPLKGRGAVDNLQGRYESALREAVDDGWAHVSDDADLPAPLRTQVFEERAKSILTRNQSPDIPFSVSLNPYRGCEHGCIYCFARPTHSYLGLSPGLDFESRIYAKINAAELLEREISRKSYVPEPIALGVNTDAYQPVERDLRITRSVIEVMHDRGLPFAAITKSSLIERDLDLLAPMAERGQVMAAVTITTLDADLARTLEPRAATPARRLRTIRALRDAGVPVGVSIAPLIPFVTEPDLERVLEACAEAGATHASYIILRLPWEVAPLFKSWLAAHFPDRADRVMNRVRDMRGGKDYDSDFAKRMKGEGIWADLLRQRFRQAVKRLGLNERRHGILDLSQFRAAPASVAAAPRATRRAPAQPVRDDVQMSLF
- a CDS encoding NINE protein, whose product is MSSSTASSRRFRSKTLTAALAFLFGSLGAHRFYLYGFRDVFGWAHILATLVGIPGFLLLAATQRSATLGWWLAVPGAISLLAAFLAALVYGLRPDEKWDAQFNAGTGKHSRSGWTVIFVVIFSLLIGAFLLMTALALSFQTYFEAQVEAAKQISQ
- a CDS encoding PQQ-dependent sugar dehydrogenase, with translation MPLFRALPTCRTPRRLATLLAALACSAAAASAAARLPVDELVVPPGFHVEVLTDAVPSAREMAWSPRGVLYVGTREGRVHAFTMQGGRIGAHYVIASGLDMPVGVAYRDGTLYISAVSRILRIDGIDDRLAKPPAPAVVTDTLPTQHHHDWKFIAFGPDGKLYVPTGAPCNVCLADRNRYAIIERMNADGSGRDVFARGIRNTVGFAWHPDTGELWFTDNGRDLMGDDVPDDKLNRAPRAGLDFGFPYCHGGDTPDPEFGSADVCRRYVPPVLKLGAHVAALGMRFYTGPMFPASYRNNVFIAEHGSWNRSAKVGYRIMRAIVSADGSHARQTPFVTGWLRPDGSVWGRPADVLPLPDGSLLVSDDYAGAIYRITYAAP
- the rpsP gene encoding 30S ribosomal protein S16, whose translation is MVIIRLARGGSKKRPFYNIVATDSRNRRDGRFIERVGFYNPVATKGEALRIAQDRLTYWQGVGAQLSPTVQRLVKEAQKAQPAA
- the rimM gene encoding ribosome maturation factor RimM (Essential for efficient processing of 16S rRNA), with the protein product MSDHDSGNARRGRASFGAFVRKPVERGAPAGAAAEQGGLDAVQALPDDAVEVGAVVDAYGLKGWVKVATHADAGRGGDALLSARRWWLEKGTQRFSARIVQSKTHGDTVVAQPAGVGDRDAALALRGFRVFVRREDFPALAADEFYWVDLIGLDVVNEQSATLGKVVGMIDNGAHSIMRVEYPSVGKDGRPAAAERLIPFVGVYVKTVDQAARRIVVDWEADY
- the trmD gene encoding tRNA (guanosine(37)-N1)-methyltransferase TrmD: MNQVTERAVQFDVVTLFPEMFRALTDWGITSRAVKQGRFGLRTWNPRDFTTDNYRTVDDRPYGGGPGMVMLARPLEAAIGAAKAAQAEQGIASTRVVMMSPQGAPLTHERVTRMAQEPGVVVLCGRYEAIDQRLLDRCVDEEISLGDFVLSGGELPAMAMMDAVVRLLPGVLNDAQSAVQDSFVDGLLDCPHYTRPEEYEGMRVPDVLLGGHHAEIERWRRQEALRNTWRKRPDLIVRARREKLLSRADEAWLANLAREAKDAS
- the rplS gene encoding 50S ribosomal protein L19, whose amino-acid sequence is MNLIAKLEQEEIERALAGKTIPEFAPGDTVIVNVNVVEGNRKRVQAYEGVVIAKRNRGLNSSFIVRKISSGEGVERTFQTYSPLLASIVVKRRGDVRRAKLYYLRERSGKSARIKEKLVSKDRAAAASQE
- a CDS encoding CoA pyrophosphatase, whose amino-acid sequence is MNRRPIIDPEVLPVEGTGAGLPPIQPPLLTPAGLRERFARTLEWSVEPVEARLQEGVDPRSAAVLVPLVARDTGLTVLLTQRADHLNDHAGQISFPGGRREPYDRDATATALREAKEEIGLAHERVEILGALPDYLTGTGFCVTPVVGLVHPPFTVQADTFEVAEIFEVPLAFLMNPANHQVRVFRWDGGERRFFAMPYPNGEAGGHYFIWGATAGMLRNLYRFLAAG
- a CDS encoding CobD/CbiB family protein; the encoded protein is MTFFSVLLALIIEQVRALSPSNPVFALFQFHAETVAHGLDAGKQKHGILAWLAVVLPWVLVVALIYFLLYKVSFVLAFLWNVAVVYFTLGFRQFSHYFTDIHLALNNDDVPRAREILHEWTGIDTVDMPVGEIVRHTLIHAVVASHRHVFGVFFWYVLPIGPAGAVLYRISEYLARSWATPGEDRTAEFSTFAQRAFFVIDWIPSRLTALGFAIVGNFEDAIYAWRNHTRQWPDPNDGVLLAAGSGALGARLAGPLAEPSSLDALAVGDSGPLSVGDDCTPRTLQSAVGLVWRAVILWMILLLMLTLAVWVS
- a CDS encoding DUF2007 domain-containing protein, which codes for MRFKAPDLATAQHWANVLEAAGIGCELHNRYATGALGGIPVDACAPELWLDDERDDALARRLLDAASRGPAAGAAPWRCRQCGEALEAQFTACWHCGTVRDPRDD
- the rsgA gene encoding ribosome small subunit-dependent GTPase A; translation: MSRPTSRKPAARASGAERVEGRVIAAHGRHYIVAPDDGGPMLQCFPRGKKSDVAVGDRVVYERTSADQGVIVEIGERRNLLYRSDQFKSKLFAANLDQLLIVLATEPYFSEDLLGRALIAAEANELKPIVVLNKIDVEAALPVARERLAPYRALGYEVLELSVKGAPDDARAQLMPHLAGRSTILLGQSGMGKSTLVNLLVPEAEAATREISAALNSGRHTTTFTRLYPLPGGGALIDSPGFQEFGLYHLTEGRLERAFPEFRPLLAHCRFYNCHHLHEPGCAILEAVADGRIAPSRHALYAQLVHEASQVVR
- a CDS encoding M48 family metallopeptidase, whose product is MSPFSFTLLFACAVLAMVVTKLWLASRQIRFVAAHRDRVPAQFAAKVPLGAHQRAADYTVERTRLTMLEIVVSAGVLVALTLLGGVGALDTLLTGWFGRGYGQQVALVAVVLAITGAIDVPFEYYRQFGIEQRFGFNRMTKRLFFTDMLKNTLLGAVLGLPLLFVVLWLMNQAGSLWWLWAWLVWVAFQMLVLLIYPTFIAPLFNKFEPLTDEALRARIESLMKRCGFAAKGLFVMDGSRRSAHGNAYFTGFGASKRIVFFDTLLARLSGQEIEAVLAHELGHFKRRHVMKRMLVSFVLSLALLALLGWLAQRTWFYTGLGVIPSLDSSNAGVALVLFFLAIPVFLFFATPFGSLTSRKHEFEADAFAASQTDAQDLVSALVKLYEDNASTLTPDPVYTAFYYSHPPASQRIDRLLQQA